The Pecten maximus chromosome 11, xPecMax1.1, whole genome shotgun sequence genome has a segment encoding these proteins:
- the LOC117338111 gene encoding uncharacterized protein LOC117338111 — MNSTFALVFVGLLAAVVYGEICKSKTDCADTTCQSGMIECVAISGNHLCTCIHGDMDKINCTARADCQMDSVSMDCDNSLRHCYDETCRCEGHGHNHGMFTHPPHPTHPPHGGAH, encoded by the exons ATGAACTCCACCTTCGCTTTAGTTTTTGTAGGCCTCTTGG CGGCTGTTGTGTACGGCGAGATTTGCAAGAGCAAGACTGATTGTGCAGACACTACTTGTCAAAGCGGTATGATCGAATGTGTCGCGATCTCTGGTAACCACTTGTGCACGTGCATTCACGGCGATATGGACAAAATTA ATTGTACTGCCAGAGCTGATTGTCAGATGGACTCTGTTTCCATGGACTGTGATAACAGTCTAAGACACTGTTACGACGAGACCTGTCGCTGTGAGGGCCATGGACACAACCATGGAATGTTTACCCATCCACCTCATCCTACCCATC
- the LOC117338107 gene encoding uncharacterized protein LOC117338107: MILSNFGQQTGIYTTIGQSYCTPDLTDLGQTMNSTFALVLVGLLAAVVYGEICKSKTDCADTTCQSGMIECVAISGNHLCTCIHGDMDKINCTARADCQMDSVSMDCDKSLRHCYDETCRCEGHGHNHGMFTHPPHPTHPPHGGAH, encoded by the exons ATGATATTGAGTAATTTCGGTCAGCAGACTGGTATATATACGACCATAGGTCAGTCGTACTGTACACCAGATCTTACAGACCTCGGACAGACAATGAATTCCACCTTCGCTTTAGTTCTTGTAGGCCTCTTGG CGGCTGTTGTGTACGGCGAGATTTGCAAGAGCAAGACTGATTGTGCAGACACTACTTGTCAAAGCGGTATGATCGAATGTGTCGCGATCTCTGGTAACCACTTGTGCACGTGCATTCACGGCGATATGGACAAAATTA ATTGTACTGCCAGAGCTGACTGTCAGATGGACTCTGTTTCCATGGACTGTGATAAAAGTCTTAGACACTGTTATGACGAGACATGTCGCTGTGAGGGTCATGGACACAACCATGGAATGTTTACCCATCCACCTCATCCAACCCACCCTCCCCATGGCGGAGCGCATTAG